From Saprospiraceae bacterium, one genomic window encodes:
- a CDS encoding aminodeoxychorismate synthase component I → MPPFQSYRQTIQAIAQYQKEDRPFLFVVNFAKTKGFCEPIDLLDEKLVRFNINQNRQFSSPASHKIQLNPAPIHYDCFKEMFHSLQLEIQSGNTYLTNLTCSTDIQTEFSLLEIYEMANAKYKLWIRDHFVVFSPECFVRIEDGKISTFPMKGTILADRPDAATILLEDPKEDAEHYTIIDLLRNDLHIVAKNVIVSKFKYLETIKTNQGELIQMSSQIEGELRDEYIQNFGSLLDQLLPAGSVTGAPKKKTIEIIQQIERHDRGFYTGIFGIGTKTKLESAVMIRFIEQNNGKLVFKSGGGITHDADPEKEYQEMLNKVYVPIF, encoded by the coding sequence ATGCCTCCCTTCCAATCCTACCGACAAACCATCCAAGCCATTGCGCAATACCAGAAAGAAGACAGACCATTTCTTTTTGTGGTCAATTTTGCAAAAACCAAAGGATTTTGTGAACCAATCGATTTGCTGGATGAAAAACTTGTCCGGTTCAATATAAATCAAAACAGGCAATTTTCAAGTCCGGCATCCCATAAAATACAATTAAATCCAGCACCCATTCATTATGATTGTTTTAAAGAGATGTTCCATTCACTTCAATTGGAAATTCAAAGTGGAAATACCTATTTGACCAATTTGACTTGCAGCACAGACATTCAAACAGAATTTTCATTATTGGAAATCTATGAAATGGCAAATGCAAAATATAAATTGTGGATCAGGGATCATTTTGTGGTATTTTCGCCAGAGTGTTTCGTAAGAATTGAAGATGGTAAAATAAGCACTTTTCCCATGAAAGGTACTATCTTGGCTGACAGACCAGATGCTGCGACAATTTTGCTGGAAGATCCCAAAGAAGATGCAGAACACTATACGATTATAGACTTACTCCGAAATGACCTTCATATTGTGGCCAAAAATGTCATTGTATCCAAATTCAAATATTTAGAGACCATCAAAACAAATCAAGGGGAATTGATCCAGATGAGTAGTCAAATTGAGGGAGAATTGCGCGATGAATATATTCAAAATTTTGGTTCGCTGTTGGATCAATTGTTGCCTGCAGGTTCGGTAACGGGAGCCCCGAAGAAAAAAACCATTGAAATTATCCAGCAGATCGAAAGACACGACCGAGGATTTTACACCGGCATTTTTGGAATAGGTACGAAAACTAAATTGGAAAGTGCTGTTATGATTCGATTCATAGAACAAAACAACGGAAAACTGGTCTTTAAGTCAGGCGGAGGAATAACGCATGATGCCGATCCAGAAAAAGAATACCAGGAAATGTTAAACAAGGTATATGTACCCATTTTTTGA
- a CDS encoding aminotransferase class IV, with translation MYPFFESISLRNGRLENLEMHQARINRTFHFFYPDHNPHTLSAELDTKTFALTGHYKLKFLYNENSHQFEQTKYQSKLLHKIYLVPCNSLNYTYKYSDRQSFNYLKKGLPSDTEIIILKNNFLTDATNANLVFYDGSKWFTPSHCLLEGTMRAVLLQQKKIQEIEIRLQDLTRFEKFALINAMNPLEQTHIYPIQLITKQ, from the coding sequence ATGTACCCATTTTTTGAATCCATCAGTTTGAGAAATGGCAGATTGGAAAATCTGGAGATGCACCAGGCCAGAATCAATCGGACCTTTCATTTTTTTTATCCAGATCACAATCCCCATACCCTGTCAGCAGAACTGGATACAAAGACCTTTGCTCTCACCGGGCATTATAAACTTAAATTCCTTTACAATGAGAATAGTCATCAATTTGAACAGACAAAATATCAATCCAAGTTATTGCATAAGATTTACCTCGTACCTTGCAATTCATTGAATTATACCTACAAATATTCAGATCGTCAGAGTTTTAATTATCTAAAGAAAGGCTTACCATCTGACACAGAAATCATAATACTTAAAAACAATTTTTTGACCGATGCAACGAATGCAAATCTGGTTTTTTATGATGGTAGCAAATGGTTCACTCCAAGTCATTGTCTATTGGAGGGCACCATGAGGGCCGTTTTATTACAACAAAAAAAAATCCAAGAAATTGAGATCAGGCTACAGGATTTAACCCGATTTGAAAAATTTGCCCTGATCAATGCTATGAATCCACTCGAGCAAACCCATATTTACCCCATTCAGTTGATTACAAAACAATGA
- a CDS encoding aminodeoxychorismate/anthranilate synthase component II translates to MIEKEVIVIDHEDSFTYNLVGLIENSGASALVLAYKQIPYFDFSEFQHIILSPGPGTPENYPLTIKWIGENFRTKKILGICLGHQILGCYFGLDLIHQDKVVHGKRKHCFRTNENFCTSISSLPSSFKVGLYHSWYVSRPSEDSPLILSCELEDGQTMGLVHRSHSIESYQFHPESYMTEHGHELMQSWLFR, encoded by the coding sequence TTGATTGAGAAAGAAGTGATTGTTATTGACCATGAGGACTCCTTTACGTATAATTTGGTGGGCTTGATTGAAAACTCTGGTGCCAGTGCTTTGGTGTTGGCATATAAGCAGATTCCATACTTCGATTTTTCCGAATTCCAACACATTATACTTTCTCCTGGTCCAGGTACTCCGGAAAATTATCCATTGACAATCAAGTGGATAGGGGAGAATTTTCGTACAAAAAAAATTCTGGGAATTTGTCTGGGCCATCAAATATTGGGCTGTTACTTTGGTTTAGATTTAATACATCAGGATAAGGTGGTGCACGGTAAGCGCAAACACTGCTTTCGAACCAATGAAAATTTCTGTACTTCCATTTCTTCCTTGCCTTCATCCTTTAAGGTGGGATTGTACCATAGCTGGTATGTATCAAGGCCATCAGAGGACAGTCCTCTGATTTTGAGTTGTGAGTTGGAAGATGGTCAAACCATGGGTTTGGTGCACAGATCCCATTCGATTGAAAGTTACCAGTTTCATCCAGAATCTTATATGACAGAACACGGACATGAATTGATGCAAAGCTGGCTGTTTCGATGA
- a CDS encoding (Fe-S)-binding protein, whose translation MPIKTAAEYFSQGETFEVLFWVGCAGSYDARAQKVSRAFAEILTKAEIKFAILGNEEKCTGDPARRAGNEFLFQILALQNIETLNQYQVKKIVCTCPHCFNTIANEYPELGGKYEVMHHSQYLEELLSLGKIKVKEDRSTESVTYHDSCYLGRVNGMYEAPRQVIDHLKLEIREMKRSRQNGLCCGAGGAQMFKEDEKGEKRINEERIEDAIETQSAIVVSNCPFCMTMLQDGIKAKEKQEQMMVYDLSEMVLHKMR comes from the coding sequence ATTCCAATTAAAACAGCCGCAGAATATTTTTCACAAGGAGAAACTTTTGAGGTCTTATTTTGGGTAGGATGTGCCGGTTCTTATGACGCGCGTGCTCAAAAAGTTTCCCGTGCATTTGCAGAAATTCTCACCAAAGCAGAAATCAAATTTGCCATATTGGGCAATGAAGAAAAATGCACAGGAGATCCGGCCAGAAGAGCTGGCAATGAATTCCTGTTTCAGATTCTCGCGCTCCAAAATATTGAAACACTAAACCAGTATCAGGTTAAAAAAATTGTATGTACCTGTCCTCATTGTTTTAACACCATCGCGAACGAATACCCTGAACTGGGTGGCAAATATGAAGTCATGCATCACAGTCAATATTTGGAAGAATTATTGTCCTTGGGCAAAATTAAAGTTAAAGAAGATCGATCCACTGAATCCGTAACATATCATGACTCTTGTTATTTGGGAAGAGTCAACGGAATGTATGAAGCTCCAAGGCAGGTGATCGATCATCTGAAATTGGAGATCAGAGAGATGAAAAGATCCCGCCAAAATGGTCTTTGCTGCGGTGCAGGTGGCGCGCAGATGTTTAAAGAAGACGAAAAAGGAGAAAAGAGAATCAATGAAGAGCGGATAGAAGACGCCATCGAAACACAATCTGCAATCGTGGTTTCCAATTGTCCATTTTGCATGACCATGCTTCAGGATGGGATCAAAGCCAAAGAAAAGCAAGAACAAATGATGGTGTACGATTTATCAGAAATGGTACTGCATAAAATGAGATAA
- a CDS encoding phosphoribosyltransferase — protein MIILNQDQINKKIQRMAIEIYEKHSERDVVYFLGINQKGYFLANQIRKELEKLSPLKTNLYRLSISPSDPLSTEVSMEIQASVLKKQAVIIVDDVMNSGRTLFYSFKGLANALPASVEVCVLVLRMHKSFPVHVDYYGMRLATTIKQDIEVVFQKEIATEAKMY, from the coding sequence ATGATAATTTTAAATCAGGATCAAATTAATAAAAAAATCCAAAGAATGGCCATAGAGATCTATGAAAAACATTCTGAGCGGGATGTGGTCTATTTTTTAGGAATCAATCAAAAGGGGTACTTTTTGGCAAATCAAATCAGAAAGGAACTTGAAAAATTGAGTCCGCTGAAGACCAATTTGTACCGATTGTCCATTAGTCCTTCTGATCCGCTTTCCACCGAAGTATCTATGGAAATCCAAGCATCTGTGCTTAAAAAACAAGCCGTAATCATCGTAGATGACGTGATGAATTCAGGCCGAACGCTTTTTTATAGTTTTAAGGGTTTAGCCAATGCATTGCCAGCCTCTGTGGAAGTATGTGTTTTGGTACTTCGAATGCACAAATCATTCCCGGTACATGTGGATTATTATGGAATGCGACTTGCTACTACGATTAAACAAGACATCGAAGTTGTTTTCCAAAAGGAAATTGCGACAGAAGCGAAAATGTATTGA
- a CDS encoding (Fe-S)-binding protein, with protein MLQILFFSILSGLVFYIAYGRFLQIYKNISLGITENEKHNSITGLKNMILFALGQKKMFNKPVSGIFHLFIYLAFALTQIELLEILMDGFTGEHRIFAHALGSFYNFLINSIEILSFLAFISTFIFLYRRNILKLIRFQKPEMKGWPSLDANLILMGEILLIAGIFVMNSSDQILQNLDPQHYPSTGKLYISSFIGASLLGQFPQDWLIWLERMGWWLHLFVIYGFILYLPFSKHLHIFLAFPNAYLSNQDSRGKMSNIPVIENEARSMVGLSPKEIQDQTEIFGAADIFHLTKRTLIGAYSCTECGRCTAVCPANLTGKKLSPRKIVMDIRDRMEEISKQPKPNGECNDGKNLFDYISREEIYACTSCNACVEACPVLINPLEPILALRRYDILMNSGGPSEWMSMFNSLENTQSVWQIPETRDSWTKS; from the coding sequence ATGTTGCAAATCCTATTCTTCTCGATCTTAAGCGGTTTGGTCTTTTACATAGCTTATGGACGATTTCTCCAGATTTATAAAAATATTTCACTAGGAATCACTGAAAACGAAAAACATAATTCTATTACAGGGCTTAAAAATATGATTTTATTTGCATTGGGTCAAAAGAAAATGTTTAACAAGCCGGTGTCCGGAATTTTTCATCTTTTTATCTATTTGGCTTTTGCGCTTACCCAAATTGAACTCCTTGAAATTCTCATGGATGGATTTACAGGAGAGCACCGAATCTTTGCCCATGCGCTGGGTTCATTTTATAATTTCTTGATTAATAGCATTGAAATACTTTCTTTCCTGGCGTTTATCAGCACTTTCATATTCTTATACCGAAGAAATATCTTAAAGTTGATCAGGTTCCAAAAACCTGAAATGAAGGGATGGCCCAGTCTGGATGCAAATCTGATTCTAATGGGTGAAATTTTACTCATTGCTGGAATTTTTGTAATGAATAGTTCAGATCAAATTTTGCAAAACTTAGATCCCCAACATTACCCTTCCACGGGAAAACTATACATCTCTTCTTTTATTGGGGCGTCGTTGCTTGGCCAATTTCCACAAGATTGGCTGATATGGTTAGAGCGAATGGGTTGGTGGTTGCATCTTTTTGTCATCTATGGTTTTATTCTCTATCTCCCATTCTCAAAGCATCTTCATATTTTTCTGGCATTCCCAAATGCTTACCTTAGCAACCAAGATTCCAGGGGTAAAATGTCTAATATTCCGGTAATTGAAAATGAAGCAAGATCCATGGTAGGTCTATCTCCTAAAGAAATACAAGATCAAACGGAAATATTTGGGGCAGCTGACATTTTCCACCTTACCAAGCGGACATTGATCGGAGCTTATAGCTGTACTGAATGTGGAAGATGCACCGCAGTTTGTCCAGCTAATCTGACCGGTAAAAAACTTAGCCCTCGAAAAATAGTGATGGACATTCGGGATCGAATGGAAGAAATTTCGAAGCAGCCAAAACCCAATGGGGAATGCAACGATGGCAAAAATCTCTTTGACTACATTAGTCGGGAAGAAATTTATGCATGTACGAGTTGCAATGCTTGCGTAGAAGCCTGTCCTGTATTGATCAATCCTTTGGAGCCCATTCTGGCCTTGAGAAGATACGATATTTTGATGAACTCTGGTGGCCCTTCTGAATGGATGAGTATGTTCAACAGTCTTGAAAACACCCAGTCGGTTTGGCAAATTCCTGAAACCAGAGACAGCTGGACCAAATCTTAA
- a CDS encoding tetratricopeptide repeat protein, whose translation MRLFIVLLFLTSSISESCKNSLPSYSKELLEAEENFNKNPTEENYTQFMTKVLEHLQTSTKGMDQSELLIKAAKASEQLNKKDQEIIFLNNIIKSYPNLEGNKDRIYRMIGLLHGTNRHTTGDVMAVCFMTVYPDDPRNEELKTKIPKVASPQEYVMEIARSIFADTITGFDESKARTYVDACEAYAMTMPNDAETPEYLFKAAETSNTLRTYEKSFSLYDWIIDQYPKHDRAPVSLFMKGFLFDGTLKDSANAAKYYNEFIQKYPDNQFAKDAKLLMQNLGKSDEEVLQELMKKGEATQ comes from the coding sequence ATGCGGTTATTCATTGTTTTGTTGTTTTTAACTAGTTCTATTTCAGAATCTTGCAAGAACAGTTTGCCCAGCTATTCCAAAGAGCTGTTGGAGGCTGAAGAAAATTTTAATAAAAATCCAACGGAAGAAAATTATACCCAATTCATGACCAAAGTGTTGGAGCACCTTCAGACATCAACAAAGGGAATGGATCAGAGCGAGCTGTTGATTAAGGCCGCAAAAGCAAGTGAGCAATTGAATAAGAAAGATCAGGAAATTATTTTCCTAAACAATATTATCAAGTCCTATCCTAATTTGGAAGGGAACAAGGATCGAATATATAGAATGATTGGATTGCTTCACGGGACCAACAGACACACCACCGGTGATGTAATGGCCGTTTGTTTTATGACTGTTTATCCTGATGACCCAAGGAATGAAGAATTAAAAACAAAAATTCCTAAAGTAGCTTCTCCTCAGGAATATGTCATGGAAATTGCGAGATCAATTTTTGCAGATACCATCACCGGCTTTGATGAATCGAAAGCAAGAACCTATGTCGATGCATGTGAGGCTTATGCCATGACAATGCCAAACGATGCCGAGACTCCGGAGTATTTGTTTAAAGCGGCAGAAACATCCAATACTTTGCGCACGTATGAGAAAAGTTTTTCCTTGTATGACTGGATTATCGATCAGTACCCGAAGCATGATCGTGCACCCGTTTCCCTTTTTATGAAAGGATTTCTTTTTGATGGAACGCTCAAGGATTCAGCCAACGCTGCAAAATATTACAACGAATTTATTCAAAAATATCCGGATAATCAATTTGCCAAAGATGCCAAGTTATTGATGCAGAATTTGGGAAAGTCAGATGAAGAGGTGTTGCAGGAGCTGATGAAAAAAGGGGAAGCTACCCAATAG
- a CDS encoding YggS family pyridoxal phosphate-dependent enzyme, protein MIADYHQILKQCESYRAKLLVVSKNQAPGSILKIYNEGQRLFAENKVQSLLKNQQSLPKDIEWHLIGHLQSNKAKDAIQVCSLIHSLDSFKLAQTIQKESKKQHKTTDLLIQIKISNDQEKSGFLWDDLIRSLEQDPWEQLDAIRIRGVMGIGSLAAQNTRQEFKNLYSHFIELKKNFFQNQSEFNEVSMGMSSDYQIALEEGATMIRVGSVIFEGE, encoded by the coding sequence ATGATTGCAGATTACCATCAAATATTAAAACAATGCGAATCCTACAGAGCGAAGCTATTGGTGGTGTCTAAAAACCAAGCCCCCGGCTCCATTTTAAAAATTTACAATGAAGGTCAGAGATTGTTTGCGGAAAACAAGGTGCAATCGCTACTTAAGAATCAGCAAAGTTTACCAAAAGACATAGAATGGCATCTCATTGGCCATTTACAAAGCAACAAGGCAAAGGATGCTATACAGGTATGCAGCTTGATCCATTCATTGGATAGCTTTAAACTAGCCCAAACCATCCAAAAAGAATCTAAAAAACAGCATAAAACCACGGATCTACTGATTCAAATTAAAATATCAAATGATCAGGAAAAATCAGGATTTCTCTGGGATGATTTAATTCGCTCTTTGGAGCAAGATCCATGGGAACAATTGGATGCCATTCGTATCAGAGGTGTCATGGGCATTGGAAGTCTAGCCGCACAAAACACAAGACAAGAATTTAAAAACTTGTACTCCCATTTCATCGAACTAAAAAAGAACTTTTTTCAAAACCAATCTGAATTTAACGAAGTCTCTATGGGCATGTCATCAGATTATCAAATAGCTCTTGAAGAGGGTGCCACGATGATTAGGGTGGGGTCAGTTATTTTTGAGGGAGAGTGA
- a CDS encoding DUF697 domain-containing protein, which produces MEEKSKANQSEDVIRNHVMWAMGAGLIWVPVVDFLAVSAIQLDMIRQLCKIHGKDFGENQGKAIITALTSSGASKIASRAVKFIPGIGTILGGITMSAMSGASTYAMGQVFKKHLEDGGTILDFDPKAFQKKYDEWFEKGKEYAENLSKAKKAERTETQETAQSSASNNDKTRSAIDQLKDIAELKEKGLLSEEEYQQFKKKIMGDA; this is translated from the coding sequence ATGGAAGAAAAATCTAAAGCCAATCAATCTGAAGATGTCATTCGCAATCACGTGATGTGGGCCATGGGGGCCGGTTTAATCTGGGTCCCGGTCGTTGACTTTTTGGCCGTATCTGCTATCCAATTGGATATGATTCGGCAACTGTGTAAAATACATGGCAAGGATTTTGGAGAAAATCAAGGAAAAGCCATCATCACAGCACTTACTTCATCTGGTGCATCAAAAATAGCTTCAAGAGCTGTAAAATTTATTCCCGGTATCGGGACAATTCTGGGGGGGATTACTATGTCGGCTATGAGCGGAGCATCTACCTATGCAATGGGTCAGGTTTTTAAAAAACACCTGGAAGATGGAGGCACCATTCTCGATTTTGATCCTAAGGCTTTCCAGAAGAAGTACGATGAGTGGTTTGAAAAAGGAAAGGAATACGCTGAAAATCTTAGTAAAGCAAAGAAGGCAGAAAGGACTGAGACTCAAGAAACAGCGCAAAGCTCGGCAAGTAATAATGACAAAACCAGATCTGCGATTGACCAGTTAAAAGACATTGCAGAGTTGAAGGAAAAAGGGCTTCTTTCAGAAGAAGAATACCAGCAGTTTAAAAAGAAGATAATGGGGGATGCTTGA
- a CDS encoding deoxyribodipyrimidine photo-lyase, which yields MKNTAFWFRRDLRLSDNRALHEALGSGHQVICFFVFDSHILSKIEDEMDARVGFIYHSIQNIKSRLQMLGSDLVIGHGKPEELWPMWIKQYQLNGIYFNRDYESYAKSRDEKIKEICIQQKITFHSFKDHIIFESNEVRKSDGTPYTIFTPFKNAWLNKIRQIGVEECFKDYSINLPHSPFLKFTPTTLMDLKDLGFLPARSVFPSSKIDQSIIKKYSISRDFPHLDATSKMGIHLRFGTIGIRELLREVWQTDQTYVSELIWREFYSYILQSFPHVEFSSFKKAYDQIKWVNNESQFQAWCEGKTGYPMVDAGMRELNNIGLMHNRLRMITASFLVKHLLIDWRWGEAYFAKKLLDFDLASNNGGWQWAAGSGTDAAPYFRIFNPTAQQKKFDPQFEYIKKWVPEFDSQSYPNPVIDHEFARKRCLEVYKTALRIQLEN from the coding sequence GTGAAAAATACTGCATTCTGGTTTAGAAGGGATTTGCGACTAAGCGATAACCGGGCCTTACATGAAGCTCTTGGTTCTGGACATCAGGTTATTTGTTTTTTTGTTTTTGACAGCCATATTCTTTCCAAGATAGAGGATGAAATGGATGCAAGAGTGGGATTTATTTATCACTCCATTCAAAACATCAAATCCAGATTGCAAATGCTTGGTTCTGATTTGGTCATTGGACACGGCAAGCCTGAAGAATTGTGGCCTATGTGGATCAAGCAGTATCAACTAAATGGAATATATTTTAACAGGGATTATGAATCTTATGCAAAATCAAGGGACGAAAAGATAAAAGAGATATGCATCCAACAAAAAATAACTTTCCATTCCTTTAAAGACCATATAATATTTGAGTCTAACGAAGTAAGGAAATCAGATGGAACTCCTTACACAATCTTCACGCCGTTTAAGAATGCCTGGTTAAACAAGATAAGGCAAATTGGTGTAGAGGAATGTTTTAAGGATTATTCAATTAACTTGCCCCATTCTCCTTTCTTAAAATTTACTCCCACAACTTTAATGGACTTGAAAGATCTGGGATTTTTGCCGGCAAGATCAGTGTTTCCGTCTTCAAAAATTGATCAAAGTATCATAAAAAAATACAGTATTTCAAGAGACTTTCCACATTTAGATGCCACTAGTAAAATGGGAATCCATTTAAGATTCGGAACCATTGGAATCAGAGAACTTCTAAGAGAGGTTTGGCAAACGGACCAAACTTATGTTAGTGAATTGATCTGGCGTGAGTTTTATTCTTACATCTTACAATCATTTCCTCATGTCGAATTCTCTTCCTTCAAAAAAGCTTACGACCAAATAAAATGGGTGAACAATGAAAGTCAATTTCAAGCTTGGTGTGAGGGCAAAACAGGATATCCCATGGTCGATGCTGGAATGAGAGAATTAAACAATATTGGTTTGATGCACAACAGATTGCGTATGATCACGGCTAGTTTTTTGGTAAAACATCTGTTAATCGACTGGCGATGGGGTGAGGCATACTTCGCTAAAAAATTATTGGACTTCGATTTGGCAAGTAACAACGGAGGCTGGCAGTGGGCGGCTGGATCGGGAACAGATGCCGCACCATACTTTAGAATTTTTAATCCGACGGCTCAGCAAAAAAAGTTTGATCCTCAATTTGAATACATTAAAAAATGGGTCCCTGAATTTGACAGCCAGTCATATCCCAATCCAGTCATCGATCATGAGTTTGCTAGGAAACGTTGTTTGGAAGTCTATAAAACTGCGTTAAGAATTCAATTAGAAAATTAG